One genomic segment of Vibrio sp. SCSIO 43136 includes these proteins:
- a CDS encoding Na/Pi symporter, giving the protein MDQAKGNTASPVAGSNASRWLRWANLAFMLYLLLLAVSMVGSGFKMASGEHAKTLFEFASHPVAGLMIGLVATALIQSSSTVTSIIVGLVAGGLPVETAIPMIMGANIGTTVTNTLVSLGHVRCNTEFKRAFASATIHDFFNLLAVAIFLPLEMMFGLLDKISTWLVSPMMGASDMSMKSFNFIKPLTKPVVSAIQEPLAGFGSVAGGVMLIGLGILTIFIAITAMGKLMKSLMVGRAREILKSAIGRGPLHGIASGSVVTVLVQSSSTTTSLMVPLVGSGVLKVRDVYPFTLGANIGTCITALLAATAVTGEFAVFALQIALVHLAFNILATVFIFGIPFLRELPVKGSEFISDMAVKNKSVVIGYLVSVFVVMPGAILFATA; this is encoded by the coding sequence ATGGACCAAGCTAAAGGCAATACTGCATCACCGGTTGCAGGCTCAAACGCTTCACGCTGGTTACGCTGGGCAAACCTGGCATTCATGCTTTACCTTCTACTACTTGCTGTATCTATGGTAGGCAGTGGCTTTAAAATGGCTTCTGGTGAGCATGCTAAAACACTCTTTGAATTTGCTTCACACCCTGTAGCAGGTCTTATGATCGGTTTGGTGGCAACTGCCCTAATCCAATCTTCTAGTACAGTGACTTCTATTATTGTTGGCTTGGTTGCAGGTGGTTTGCCTGTTGAAACCGCCATTCCAATGATTATGGGTGCAAACATTGGTACAACAGTGACCAATACCCTAGTAAGTCTTGGCCACGTTCGTTGTAATACTGAGTTCAAGCGTGCGTTCGCAAGTGCAACTATCCATGATTTCTTTAACCTTCTTGCCGTTGCGATCTTCCTACCTCTTGAAATGATGTTTGGTCTGTTAGACAAGATTTCGACTTGGTTGGTATCACCTATGATGGGTGCTAGCGATATGAGCATGAAGAGCTTCAACTTCATCAAACCACTCACCAAACCTGTAGTAAGTGCCATCCAAGAGCCTCTAGCTGGCTTTGGTAGCGTGGCAGGCGGTGTTATGTTGATTGGTCTAGGTATCCTGACTATCTTTATCGCAATCACTGCGATGGGCAAACTGATGAAGAGCCTAATGGTTGGCCGTGCTCGTGAAATTCTTAAGAGTGCAATTGGCCGCGGTCCTCTACACGGTATCGCTTCAGGTTCAGTTGTAACGGTTCTTGTACAGTCTTCATCGACGACGACTAGCTTGATGGTGCCTCTAGTGGGCTCTGGTGTACTAAAAGTTCGTGACGTTTACCCATTTACTCTGGGCGCTAACATCGGTACTTGTATTACAGCACTTCTGGCTGCAACCGCAGTAACTGGTGAGTTCGCAGTATTCGCACTTCAAATTGCTCTAGTACACCTAGCGTTCAACATCTTGGCAACGGTATTCATCTTCGGTATTCCGTTCCTACGTGAACTGCCAGTGAAAGGTTCTGAGTTCATCTCTGACATGGCTGTGAAGAACAAGTCGGTTGTGATTGGCTACCTAGTGTCAGTATTCGTTGTCATGCCAGGTGCGATTCTGTTCGCTACTGCATAA
- the nhaR gene encoding transcriptional activator NhaR: MSHLNYNHLYYFWMVCKQGSVTKAADALFLTPQTVTGQIKALEERMDGKLTKRNGRSVEPTELGQLVFKYADRMFGLSYEMLDIVNYSQRSNILFDVGVADALSKRLVSKILMTTVPADNSIHLRCFESTHELLLEQLSQHKLDMILSDCPVDSSQSPGLYSKKLGECSMSFFSSAPIEHDNLPLILEERKLLIPGSRTSMGRNVLQWFDRQGLSPNVLGEFDDVALMKAFARYHPDAIFLAPSLYMSEVERDTPLHLIHQVEDLKEEYYVIFAERMIQHPTVKNVCDANFTNLFQ; encoded by the coding sequence ATGTCTCATTTAAACTATAACCATCTTTATTACTTTTGGATGGTTTGCAAACAAGGCTCTGTGACAAAAGCGGCCGATGCACTGTTCCTAACACCACAAACAGTGACTGGACAGATCAAAGCACTCGAAGAGCGAATGGACGGCAAGCTCACTAAGCGCAACGGGCGTAGTGTTGAACCGACCGAACTTGGGCAATTGGTATTTAAGTACGCCGATCGTATGTTTGGTTTGAGCTATGAAATGCTTGATATCGTTAACTACAGTCAACGCTCGAACATTCTGTTTGATGTAGGTGTTGCGGACGCACTGTCTAAACGACTGGTCAGTAAGATATTGATGACCACGGTGCCTGCGGACAACAGTATCCATTTGCGCTGTTTTGAATCGACTCACGAACTCTTGCTTGAGCAACTGTCGCAACACAAGTTAGATATGATCTTGTCAGATTGTCCGGTGGACTCGAGTCAAAGCCCGGGCCTTTATAGTAAGAAGCTAGGTGAGTGCAGTATGAGCTTCTTTAGTTCCGCCCCAATAGAACACGACAACTTGCCGCTTATATTAGAAGAGCGCAAGCTGCTTATTCCTGGGAGTCGAACCTCAATGGGGCGCAATGTACTGCAATGGTTTGATCGTCAGGGACTTTCACCCAATGTATTGGGTGAGTTTGATGATGTGGCGTTAATGAAAGCCTTTGCTCGTTACCATCCAGATGCTATCTTCCTTGCCCCGAGTCTTTACATGTCAGAAGTTGAGCGAGACACACCTTTGCATTTGATCCACCAAGTGGAAGACCTGAAAGAAGAGTATTACGTGATCTTTGCTGAGCGAATGATCCAGCACCCAACGGTTAAAAATGTGTGTGATGCCAATTTTACGAACCTATTTCAGTGA
- a CDS encoding metalloregulator ArsR/SmtB family transcription factor yields the protein MNLQDMEQNSAQAVILLKAMANERRLQILCMLHDNELSVGELCARLELSQSALSQHLAWLRKDELVSTRKEAQTVYYSLKSHEVQQMIKLLHELYCK from the coding sequence ATGAATTTACAGGACATGGAGCAGAACTCTGCTCAAGCGGTTATCCTACTTAAGGCAATGGCGAACGAGAGACGCCTACAGATTTTGTGCATGCTGCACGACAATGAGTTGTCCGTGGGCGAGCTATGCGCTCGCTTAGAGTTGAGCCAGTCAGCGCTGTCTCAGCATTTAGCGTGGTTACGTAAAGATGAGCTAGTTTCGACTCGCAAAGAAGCGCAAACCGTTTACTACTCGCTAAAAAGTCATGAAGTACAGCAGATGATAAAGCTGCTTCATGAACTCTACTGTAAATAG
- the ettA gene encoding energy-dependent translational throttle protein EttA, which translates to MAEYVYTMSRVSKIVPPKRQILKDISLSFFPGAKIGVLGLNGAGKSTLLRIMAGIDTDIDGEARPQPGLNVGYLPQEPVLDESKTVREIVEEAVADVAGAMSRLDAVYAAYAEPDADFDALAKEQGELEALIQAKDGHNLENSLERAAEALRLPEWDAKIEHLSGGERRRVAICRLLLEKPDMLLLDEPTNHLDAESVAWLERFLVDYTGTVVAITHDRYFLDNAAGWILELDRGEGIPWEGNYTSWLEQKDARLKQEASQEKARQKTIEKELEWVRQNPKGRQAKSKARMARFEELQSGDHQKRNETNELFIPPGERLGDKVIEVSNLTKSFGDRVLIDDLSFSMPKGAIVGIVGANGAGKSTLFKMLSGTEQADSGTIDVGETVKLASVDQFRDSMDDSKTVFQEISEGADIIKINNFEIPARAYCSRFNFKGNDQQKLIGDLSGGERNRVHLAKLLKTGGNVLLLDEPTNDLDVETLRALEEALLEFPGCAMVISHDRWFLDRIATHILDYRDEGQVNFYEGNYTEYTEWLKQTLGAQAAEPHRIKYKRIAK; encoded by the coding sequence ATGGCTGAATACGTCTATACCATGTCGCGTGTGAGCAAGATTGTTCCACCAAAGCGTCAGATCCTTAAGGACATTTCTCTAAGCTTCTTCCCAGGCGCTAAAATCGGTGTTTTGGGTCTAAACGGTGCAGGTAAATCTACTCTGCTACGCATCATGGCTGGTATCGATACTGATATCGATGGTGAAGCGCGTCCGCAACCTGGTCTAAACGTTGGTTACCTACCTCAGGAACCTGTGCTTGACGAATCTAAAACTGTGCGTGAAATCGTTGAAGAAGCGGTTGCAGACGTTGCTGGTGCGATGTCTCGTCTAGACGCAGTATACGCAGCTTATGCAGAACCTGATGCAGACTTCGATGCCCTAGCAAAAGAGCAAGGTGAGCTTGAAGCACTTATCCAAGCAAAAGATGGTCACAACCTAGAGAACTCTCTAGAGCGTGCCGCTGAAGCACTACGTCTTCCTGAGTGGGATGCGAAGATCGAACATCTTTCTGGTGGTGAGCGTCGTCGTGTAGCTATCTGTCGCCTACTGCTTGAGAAGCCAGATATGCTGCTTCTTGACGAACCAACCAACCACCTGGATGCAGAATCTGTTGCGTGGCTTGAGCGCTTCCTAGTGGATTACACCGGTACTGTTGTGGCAATCACGCACGACCGTTACTTCCTAGATAACGCAGCTGGCTGGATTCTAGAGCTTGACCGTGGTGAAGGTATCCCATGGGAAGGTAACTACACCTCATGGCTTGAGCAGAAAGATGCGCGTCTGAAACAAGAAGCGTCTCAAGAGAAAGCTCGTCAAAAAACCATCGAGAAAGAACTTGAGTGGGTTCGTCAAAACCCTAAAGGTCGCCAAGCGAAATCTAAAGCACGTATGGCGCGCTTTGAAGAGCTACAAAGCGGCGATCACCAGAAGCGTAACGAAACCAACGAACTGTTCATCCCACCAGGTGAGCGTCTAGGTGACAAGGTTATCGAAGTAAGCAACCTGACCAAATCATTTGGTGATCGCGTTCTTATCGACGACCTATCATTTAGCATGCCGAAGGGTGCTATCGTGGGTATCGTAGGTGCTAACGGTGCGGGTAAATCAACCCTATTTAAGATGCTAAGTGGCACTGAGCAAGCGGATTCAGGCACCATCGATGTGGGTGAAACCGTGAAACTGGCCTCTGTTGATCAGTTCCGTGACTCTATGGATGACAGCAAAACGGTATTCCAAGAGATCTCTGAAGGCGCTGATATCATCAAGATCAACAACTTTGAGATCCCAGCACGCGCGTACTGCTCTCGCTTTAACTTCAAAGGCAACGATCAGCAGAAGCTTATCGGTGACCTTTCTGGTGGTGAGCGTAACCGTGTCCATCTAGCGAAACTGCTTAAGACTGGCGGCAACGTACTGCTACTCGATGAACCAACCAACGACCTTGACGTTGAAACCCTACGTGCACTTGAAGAAGCACTGCTAGAGTTCCCAGGTTGTGCCATGGTTATCTCGCACGACCGTTGGTTCCTAGACCGTATCGCAACGCATATCCTTGACTACCGCGATGAAGGCCAAGTGAACTTCTACGAAGGTAACTACACTGAGTACACTGAGTGGCTGAAACAGACGCTGGGTGCTCAAGCGGCGGAACCTCACCGCATCAAGTACAAGCGTATCGCTAAGTAA
- the sltY gene encoding murein transglycosylase: MRQAFYGLGLLLSSFAATSSAIGSEDMLQQQRDWYDQAQDLLDKKQLSQYQSLRSKIADYPLTPYVDYRAFLLELDQKTPAEVEKFQKQYYEFPFSKRIRANYLDQLAADKQWDTIHQYQTQLPRGETYQCYFYTAKLKHGQQSQAFAGADKLWLSGNSVSKACDELFAQWKAAGKLSDDKILERILLAFEARSGGLVKYLERQLNDDAPGEFAVELYNRPQEVGKFAKKQYVTPYNQKLSMLALKRLARSNPKAAIEQFDLVVSGQKLTAKQKQGLYDNIASRIMGSEEPELQKWRDKALAYTSNDRLVERRIRMSLREADWNSVETWIARLSTKERSKYRWQYWLARVELESGRESAATQRLEAIVGKRHYYSVAAAQTLGKPIEFDILRTSADLSVLKAHQSTLDRVEELIAVDKIAAAKNEWNWLLMRSDQAQKNALAKYAAQQRWHHLTVKASINAKLWDDIYLRFPLAHRWWFNFYGEKHQVEPLTLLSLARQESALDAEARSSVGARGIMQIMPDTAKETARRYDISYRGPKELYSVQKNIEIGSRYLGSLLKQYDGNRIYAFAAYNAGPHRVKSWRKISDNKLDVYAFIESIPFNETRGYVQNVLMFESYYRYLTDTQGEFLSAKERSATY; encoded by the coding sequence ATGCGTCAGGCATTCTATGGATTGGGCTTATTACTAAGCTCTTTTGCTGCAACTTCTAGTGCAATCGGAAGTGAAGACATGCTCCAGCAGCAAAGGGATTGGTATGATCAAGCCCAGGATTTACTCGATAAAAAACAGCTCTCTCAATATCAATCGCTTCGGTCTAAGATAGCAGATTACCCGCTCACACCTTATGTGGACTATCGAGCCTTTTTGCTTGAGTTAGACCAAAAAACACCTGCTGAAGTCGAAAAGTTCCAAAAACAATATTATGAGTTCCCATTTTCTAAACGCATCCGTGCTAACTATCTCGACCAGCTCGCCGCGGACAAACAGTGGGATACCATTCATCAGTACCAAACTCAGTTGCCAAGAGGCGAGACCTATCAATGCTATTTCTATACTGCGAAACTAAAGCACGGCCAGCAGTCTCAAGCCTTTGCAGGGGCAGATAAGCTGTGGCTGAGTGGAAATAGTGTCAGCAAAGCTTGTGATGAGCTATTTGCTCAATGGAAAGCGGCAGGGAAACTCAGTGATGATAAAATTCTTGAGCGTATTTTGCTGGCTTTTGAAGCTCGTAGCGGTGGTTTAGTTAAGTACCTAGAACGTCAACTCAACGATGATGCCCCAGGAGAATTTGCGGTTGAGCTCTACAACCGGCCTCAAGAAGTGGGCAAGTTTGCTAAAAAGCAGTACGTGACGCCGTACAATCAAAAGTTGTCTATGCTGGCGCTCAAGCGTTTAGCTCGCAGTAACCCCAAAGCTGCGATTGAGCAGTTTGACTTGGTCGTGTCAGGACAAAAACTCACGGCCAAGCAAAAACAAGGCCTGTATGACAATATTGCCAGCCGTATCATGGGGTCAGAGGAGCCAGAGCTGCAAAAATGGCGGGACAAGGCTCTGGCGTACACATCAAATGATCGCTTGGTCGAGCGACGTATTCGTATGTCCCTACGAGAAGCGGATTGGAACAGCGTTGAAACTTGGATTGCTCGTTTATCGACCAAAGAGCGCAGTAAATACCGTTGGCAATATTGGTTGGCGCGGGTTGAGTTGGAGAGTGGTCGTGAAAGTGCCGCAACGCAGCGTTTAGAGGCTATTGTGGGTAAGCGCCACTATTATAGTGTCGCAGCGGCGCAAACCTTAGGTAAGCCCATTGAGTTTGATATTTTGAGGACCAGTGCTGACCTGTCCGTCCTTAAAGCACATCAGTCTACCTTAGATCGCGTTGAAGAGCTGATTGCTGTGGACAAGATTGCCGCAGCAAAAAATGAATGGAATTGGCTTTTGATGCGTTCAGATCAGGCGCAAAAAAATGCCTTAGCCAAATACGCAGCGCAGCAGCGCTGGCACCACCTGACCGTTAAAGCGTCGATCAATGCCAAATTGTGGGACGATATCTATCTTCGTTTCCCATTGGCGCACCGCTGGTGGTTTAACTTCTACGGCGAGAAGCATCAAGTTGAGCCGTTGACATTGTTGTCGCTTGCTCGTCAAGAAAGTGCGCTGGATGCAGAAGCTCGCTCATCGGTCGGAGCTCGGGGCATCATGCAGATCATGCCTGATACGGCTAAGGAAACCGCCAGACGTTATGATATTAGTTACCGAGGCCCTAAAGAGCTTTACTCAGTGCAGAAGAATATTGAAATTGGTAGTCGTTATTTAGGCAGCCTGCTCAAGCAGTATGATGGCAACCGTATTTATGCGTTTGCCGCCTATAACGCAGGCCCTCATCGAGTGAAGTCTTGGCGCAAGATCAGCGACAACAAACTCGATGTATATGCGTTCATTGAGTCGATCCCTTTCA